One genomic region from Pseudomonadota bacterium encodes:
- a CDS encoding hydrogenase maturation nickel metallochaperone HypA: MHELGITRNIVAIVSDHAGEARVRRVALQIGALSAVMPDAIRFCFDICAKDTVLEGATLEIEEVAGRGRCKDCGREFALDKPFGQCTCGCRQIDCIAGEEMTIKEMETV; encoded by the coding sequence ATGCACGAACTAGGGATCACCCGAAACATCGTGGCCATCGTGAGCGATCACGCGGGTGAGGCACGGGTGCGCCGCGTGGCGCTGCAGATCGGCGCCCTCAGCGCGGTGATGCCGGATGCCATCCGCTTCTGCTTCGACATCTGCGCCAAGGACACGGTGCTTGAGGGCGCGACGCTCGAGATCGAAGAGGTGGCAGGACGCGGACGGTGCAAGGACTGCGGGCGCGAGTTCGCCCTCGACAAGCCCTTCGGCCAGTGCACATGCGGCTGCCGGCAGATCGACTGCATCGCCGGCGAAGAAATGACGATCAAGGAAATGGAGACGGTCTAA